Proteins encoded together in one Prunus dulcis chromosome 3, ALMONDv2, whole genome shotgun sequence window:
- the LOC117621728 gene encoding uncharacterized protein LOC117621728: MSSNPFLEQVRSSFQRSRSLNAGPSLQPNRVISEIQNRLERELATAKEQAIATFEGLAIHTDLPGSSPSNSESSSDQEEEEMAANEFMGDLDIPTIPASPSSILLPTAARNYELKSSHLNMLPSFYGLPNEDPLTHIKDIFNVVSSFPLTGVTEEQLRMRVFPYTLKDKAKYWLNSLKPGSLMTWGAIQKKFLEKYFSTQKTDMLRDKILLFAQQDDESFCEAWERFNGLLNQCPHHGIPLKLQMRMFYKGLTPSSHNIVTNFAGGSYKTKTPEETYELFEEIAMETQHTDTRGKRIAGGSNDSSGVQISKLEQKLDALLALNSRNPLKEVCSICETHDHPTISCPFGAAYPEFVQEQAKLVNSYNRGPINDPYSQSYNPGWRNHPNFSWRNTQNQANPPSLQRPQQSSSLEDIVKQMAINQSNFQQTTQAAISKLEVQLGQIATEIAQREPGKWPSQTVINPKKPRSQGRSCAQIR; the protein is encoded by the coding sequence ATGTCTAGTAATCCTTTCCTTGAACAAGTGAGGTCTTCATTCCAACGTTCGAGATCTTTGAACGCAGGGCCATCTTTGCAACCAAACCGGGTGATCTCTGAAATTCAGAATCGTCTAGAAAGAGAGTTAGCAACTGCAAAAGAGCAAGCCATTGCCACATTTGAAGGTCTTGCTATCCACACTGACCTCCCAGGGTCTTCACCTTCAAATTCGGAATCAAGTTcagaccaagaagaagaagagatggcTGCCAATGAGTTCATGGGAGACCTTGATATCCCAACAATTCCAGCATCCCCTTCAAGCATCTTGCTGCCCACCGCAGCTCGAAACTATGAGCTTAAATCTTCTCATCTTAATATGCTCCCTTCTTTTTATGGTTTACCTAATGAAGATCCATTAACTCATATAAaggatatttttaatgttgtgaGCTCTTTTCCCTTGACAGGTGTGACAGAAGAGCAACTTCGAATGAGAGTGTTTCCGTACACTTTGAAAGATAAAGCGAAATATTGGTTGAATTCTTTGAAGCCTGGTTCACTCATGACTTGGGGAGCCATTCAAAAGAAGTTCTTGGAGAAATATTTCTCCACGCAAAAAACCGACATGCTCAGGGACAAGATCCTTCTATTTGCACAACAAGATGATGAGTCGTTTTGTGAAGCATGGGAGAGATTCAACGGGCTGCTCAATCAATGTCCTCATCATGGGATTCCATTGAAGCTTCAGATGCGTATGTTTTATAAAGGACTAACCCCCTCTAGCCATAATATTGTCACTAATTTTGCAGGTGGTTCTTATAAGACTAAAACTCCAGAAGAAACATATGAACTCTTTGAGGAGATAGCAATGGAGACCCAACACACCGATACAAGAGGTAAACGTATTGCTGGTGGTTCTAATGATTCTTCCGGTGTGCAGATTTCCAAATTGGAACAAAAGCTAGATGCCCTCCTTGCATTGAACTCAAGAAACCCTTTGAAGGAAGTGTGTAGCATCTGTGAAACTCATGATCATCCTACCATTTCTTGTCCCTTTGGGGCTGCATATCCAGAATTTGTGCAAGAGCAAGCTAAGTTGGTGAATTCCTACAACCGAGGTCCAATAAATGACCCATATTCTCAAAGTTATAATCCAGGTTGGAGGAATCATCCAAACTTTTCATGGAGGAATACACAGAATCAAGCGAATCCCCCTTCACTTCAAAGGCCACAACAATCATCATCGTTGGAGGATATAGTGAAGCAAATGGCAATCAACCAATCCAATTTCCAGCAAACAACACAAGCTGCCATCTCCAAGTTGGAAGTCCAATTGGGCCAGATAGCTACTGAAATAGCTCAAAGAGAACCTGGGAAATGGCCAAGTCAAACCGTGATCAAtccaaaaaaaccaagaagcCAAGGCCGTTCATGTGCTCAGATCAGGTAA